TTCTAGCATATGATTCCTTACATTTGCAATGCTTTGCTCGTAAGAAAGAAAGCCAAGCTTTGGGAAATCATAATTGTAAGTCAAATTtcttaaatcataattatgagaaaaagtCAGTCGTTGTTATAACATCAAATGTTTAcgtcataattatgattataaaCTCAAAAATTGTGATTTCTAATTATTGTCATTGGTATGATATACACAACTGTGAAATGCTTGACACAAGTCTATTATGAGATAATGAAGAGTCATAACTATCatataaaaagattaataaaagttgaaaagtcataattttgacataaatcataattatgatataGTTAGTCATAACTATGTGATATAATTTGGAGATTGATATACTAAGCCATAACTATGAGATAAAAAGacgtaattataaaaaaaaagtcatatttatgACATGACCGTTTGAAAAGTCATAAATatgacttaaaataattgttataagATATTCAGTCATAAGATATGAGATAAAATCATTATCGAAAAAGTCAAAAACTCGTAATTATGACGTGAAAGGTTGAAAAGATTTAATTATGACCATGTCAAAACCATGATATGCTAAGTTATAATTGACAAAATCAATCATAATTTAGGAAATCTTATTTCTATTTTGAGAAAAGCTTATAAAAGttgaaaagtcataattatgtaataaaaacaaataaataattatgatatagTTAATCATAACTATGTGATTTAATGTCAAAATTGATACACTAAGCCATAACTATGGGATAAAAAGAcgtaattaacaaaaaaaagtaaaaaaaaaaatcataattatgactttagaaattattattatgatataattAGTCATAAAGTATTCGTCAAAGTTGTtattaaaaaagtcaaaatatcataattatgacattaaatgTTGAAAAGACATAATTATGACAGTGAAACCATGATATACTACGttataataatgagaaaaaaagtcaaagttATGACAAAAGGTCgatattatagaaataataattaataactgtgagataaaaacacataattatgGGATTAAAAATTGACgtcataattataatataaaaaatcaaaattatgatgtactaattattttcatttgtatgATTTACACAACTATTAAATATAAAGTTGACAGGAAGTCTTACTAATTGACAAGTCTGTTTTgagaaaaaatctaaattatcaaATAATAAGCTTATAAAAGTTGAAAAGTCATAACTATGACATGAAAAACAGAATTATGATATAGTTAGTCAAAACTGTGATAatgggccctatttaaacgatctgaaacgcaagtgtcaaagcgcgaagcgcaagtaactttgtgggcgggtctcggcgctgttgctattttcccggctggataaatggctcttgcgcccggcgcaaatctaaaatgggttggtctgaagtagcttcattattcataggtgtggtttgggcgtaacgtgaaataaaccaatcagagcgtcatccaacattccctttaaaagcaggtgcgcaagttccattatggattgctattattatggcgtatttaccaggcgcacgccaggagcggttcacagccgaggagactgatgttcttgtaagagcactgaaagacagagaagttgtgttatatggggatgggagaaacccacccaaaatagcgtcggttaaacaggcgtgggaggaaatagccacaattgtttcatcgatttttttcctggttcttgacggacaaacatatttgtcagatgtccttacatagcctatatgtcttgccactattgggcaaacaggtctgatccttaattactacaattagcctgaataatttgtaagctagatttatgcctattttttcacatcttcgtggcacaccacaatgatttccgtcatctcatgtgttaatatttttttttagtgtaacagtttatgatttgcaaaaataactgttgcatctgtgtagattacatgagcaaagtgtatgcgcgttgtgcacgctatacattatggtcaagcatgcgcccttaaaatagcataatgaacaacgcgcaacgcgccactgactttagactaggttttttctggtcagtggcgcaattgtttaatggaacagcaaaatagcaccagggattgtttgcgccggaacacgcctccttttttgcgctgaaccgcccagggagcgcaagttcattcactagtttagcgacgtgcttctgtggagggaaaagcgcgctttgcgcgggtgcaaaataggaatgacacatgcgtcggtgtacaaagtcaattgcgctgggtgcaagatagggcccataatGTTGAAATTGATATATTAAGCCATaactatgagataaaaagtcttaattatcaaaaaagtaatatttatgtattattactttaaaaataattataatatagttattcataaaatattaaataaaaatgtgttatcaaaagtcataattatgacataattatgaaagtcaaaacaagttataattatgagataaaaagtcataattaccaAATAAGTTGAAAAGTCATAAATATGACAACaaattattatgatatattattattattattattgttgtgatATAGTTAGTCAAAGAATGAGACAAAGTTGttatcaaaaaagtaaaaaactcataattatgacatgAAATGttgaaaagtcataattatgaaagtcaaaacaagttataattatgagataaaaagtcataattaccaAATAAGACcttaacatgaaataaaacatgaaattatgacTTAAATGCTCATATAATgtttggtaaatcataattatgatgtATTATGACTTACTGTCTCATATTGTACTGTGAAatatgatttaccaaagcatgttatttttattctaaaCGGTTATGGCACATCTTCCCCAGTcagatttattatatttcatctgAATCTCAGTTCTCTGAGTGAAATGAGCAGCGTGTGAAAGTTGTCTTTCATTCTTCCACAGAGAAGGCCACGACAAATACGACAGAAAAGAGCATCGCACTTCCTCTTACACAGCTCCTAAGAAAGACAAGAAGAACGCCTGAAGCCTCCACCATCATTTCACTTCAGAAAATAAGAAAAGAATCATAAAATCTCCTCAATGTTTCTGCAAACACAGCGGCCTTAGACTCGAGATGCTTCAAAGCTTTTGTTAAACTCTTGAGAAATGATTGCTTCGGTAAGATCTTTGTGAAACGACtgtctgtaaataaatataaaacctcAATAAAACGCTGGAGAACTAGTGATGGTTTTGTGTTCTGCATCCCCCTCACTCTCGTTCATGTTTGCTGAACTGTAACCTCTGATTGCATCACAGTGCATGCATTCATATCATTGCGTTCAGGTTTTTTGAGGACTTCCTGTCTGTTTCCGTCTGTAGAGTCTGATCTTGTTTCTTTAGAAGCTGTTCTTGTGTTTGCTGCTGTTTCCATGTTGTGATGAGTAATTGAGAGGTGAGGATTGAGGATGAGAGGAAGTCATTTATGATGAAGACACAGGACTCCATTGTCTTGTACttgctgtgtttctgtgtgtgtgtgtgtgtgtgtgtgtgtgtgtgtgtgtgtgtgtaagacgtGAGCTGTACACTGAGTTAATCAAAGCATATATCAGCATATCAGCTGCTTTACTGTATCATTATTTTATGACCTcgttaacgtgtgtgtgtgtgtgtgtgtgtgtgtccgtctgtgtgtgtgtgcgcgtgtgtgtgtgtgtgtacagtaagcCAGTGTTTGTCCTTTAACCCACACACATTCTGTAATGACATCACACACCAAGATGTAGTCGTACCCTAAAAAGCCTCATCATGATTTTCATttcatatgattttattttaatcattacacctgtattttattttacttttattgtattatacttgtcctttattttattttcatttaatttaatgttatttagagAATTGCATCTTAATTTTatgttggattttattttattttacttataatttaatgttattcacagaaataaatcttaatattatgttagatatttttacttttaacttatttttagcGTTACCtttattatttcacttttattttgagtattatacttgtattttatttttattttatagtactttttactttatttacagctttacacctgtattttttattttacttttatattacttttaacttatttttagcaTTACCGgtattttttctttaacttttgttttgagtattatacttgtattttattttatttttattttatataactttttattttcagctttacaactgtattttactttatattatattacttttaacttatttttagcattacctgtattttattttacttttattttgtattatttttactttatttagagcatgatacttatattttattttgaacattattcctttaatgaatttttttttcttctttatatatatatatcctcaagACTACGCAGTTCTGTATGTTAGTGCAAACACGTTCGTCACTGATTCACACCTTCAACAACATCATCATCTCAGTAAACAGCTGAGGGTTAATGACTAAACCCAGTAATGTGGCATAAAAGTTAACCTTCAACAACCATATTTTCTCTTTATTACCACAACATGCACTTTAGTGTTCTCCGGCCTTACTGTTGTTTACCTGCGTGTTTTCTTGTGTTTTATCGTTGACTGGAATCACGCACTGGAGTTTGTGTTTGTTAAACTGTTTAACACCATCTCCTTTTAAAACTCATTTCATTTAAAGGACTTTAAAAgctttaatcaaatgtaaatatacattagAAGAATATTGTGGGTTACAGATAGAATCTGTGACATGCTGTTGATCACTAAAGCcggtttataaaaacaaacacattatatttataatcaaaagCATCAGAGGGtttaaaagcatttgtatttttgCAAGTTCTTCagtaaaatgtttgttatttgaGCCATAAAGTGTTTAAATGGGCTAATTAGTGCCGATGGATGTGTTTGGAGTCATGCATTATGGATGTAAATCATCTAAATATCACCAAACATAAATATGCATGAGGTGAAATACaggataaataaatgcaatacggCAAATATTGATGCATTTCATGCtgaaattcatgtttttgttatgtTAGTGATAAAAGTGTTATGAAAGAtgcatatttttctattttctcacGTAGAATATACTTCAGAGACGGTATTAATTGTCATGCATTAAATATCTCCATTTTAAACCTGAAATCAAACAACGGCAGAATGTAAGAAAGATATCTTAGATTCTGAATTTATTAGCAAGAACTGTGTCTATGCTTTTCATCTAAAATCTTGAAAAGAAATTGTTTATTATTGCATACAACACTTGTCagaacaaaatatatatgtatataaataggGAACAGAATGTACATgtcacaataaaacaaacaaaaaaagcatctGATTTGAGTAATAATATGCGATACATTTGATCTGTGATGCTGGAGAAACTGTACAGAATTATTAGTGGTCTAAAACTGTTTCTGGAAGATTCATTGTCCCATGTGTGCTCTACAGACAGGAGGGTGTGGGCGGGGCTTGTGGTTTCAGGGGCGGGGTTAAGGGCGGGGCCACGTGCTTCTCATTATCTTTAAAAATGCCTTTGATCTTACACTATTTCTTCAGAGATCCTGACATCTTCCTCAGCCCCTTTATCCTGTACAGCAGACCGTTGATAAAGTCCTGCGGTCAGAGAGATTTCAAGTGCTgttaaagtttaaaaacaatGTGTTGCTTAATTTATTATCAAATACTAGCAGTTAAAACCATCTAGGGTGATGTAACTTCTTTCTAACTCTTTTATGTTACAAGGACAATTTGTAATCAAATGTATTTGGATTGCACAGTTTTAAcactaaaaaataattaactggtgtatataatattacataattatacatttgtttttttcttgggtgctgaaatattttatatatgactcatatataaatatgaatcatattagattatattaaaaCTGTGCAATccaaatggattaaaaaaattatatgaaaacctaatacataaatcataaatttgtattataaaattaataattgtattaaaaatgcctaaattgtattataatttttttttttttttttttttttttttcagtgcatctgAATTTTAGGGaaatgaaatcattataatatgcatacaaaataaatcaagtaaatatttacaaaaattaataaagGTGACAAAACGCATATAACAAATTCAGTTCAGTGAAAAGAGAAAATAacaaaattccattttaaaatattgatatatacattaatactttgatacatttctaaatatatatatgattgtaagataaaaaatgtgatgaaagctaaaataaataatacaaaacatatatatatatatataaaaattacatttggaaaTTTGACCTGCCTTTAAAATTTATAAATCTTACGTTTGCACCTAAATATTTTTCAGTGCATCTGATTTTTAGGTCAGTTTTCTTCATAATCACTGTAACATGAAGCATGACTCATCTGTTAATAAGTTTGTGTTCCCTCACCTCCTTTGGCTTTCCACATTCTTGCAGAAGCTCCTGTTAAAACACAGAACAGCTGGTACAACATCTGCACATGTTTGGGATTATGTTCTAGATGCATGCAGTCACATGATTGAGATGAAGCTGAACATACGTGCAGTCGAGATCTCTGCTCTGTATCTGTCAGCTCCAGAAGCTCATCGATGTCGATCTCCAGCTCAGGAATCTCCTCGTCCtgcagaaacaggaagtgacTCGTAACACAGACACTGTGCACTTCATAATGCAACCGCTCCTTTAATTGCAAACAACTCTATTAATAATCATGAAAGATATTGGTCCAGAGATATTGCTGATGCAATCAAACTGCAGTGTGTCTAACTGGGAAATGATGCTGGAAATGCAGTCAGGCTATTCAATACCAGAAGAAAATCGAATTATTTTCAAGATTTTAGGAGGCTGGATGCcataaagctttttattttaaatcataatgacCCCCAGAGTAACGCTACATTAATGACCacattgaaattgaaattaaaactgaaataatattaaaaaaaaatatgactatgaaaaacttaaaaacctaaaattaaaatgtttcacgacaactaaatgaaataaaataagttgaagtattattactaaaactgaaactgaaatataaataacttaaagctaaatagacaaataaaaaaatggcaagCAAATAAAAAATTGACTAAAATTTTAACTTAACAAATCAATTCATCATTTAGAAATTTGTAATCctgttgaaatactaaaataaaaacaaattaacttcataaaataaataaatacaattcataaaagtactaaaacataaactaaaattaaagtaaaactttcaatatataaaaactaaaagcattaataaatcaataaagctGATAGGAAATagatatttaataagaaaaacgtaaaaatacatgaaaatttgtaatatttctgATGTCAAAGATACACATTGCAATACTTCtactaaaactaaaagaaaaagaaaagaaaaagtctaaaaaatgaaaaaaagtgcagtGACGCATTGCTGccacacacatattttttccTCACTGAAATATGTCATAATAACGAGatcttttctcattaaaatcacaACTTTTTCATAATAACGAGATGTTGTCTTATTAAAACGACTTATCTCGTTATTACGACATAACTGAAGGCGAAAAAAATATGTGTTGCAGCAATACATCACCgtacaaaagcaaaaaacaaaattactaaaaattcaAACTAAGATGAAATTTtaaaaagccattaaaaaaattactccatactgaaattcaaaataaataaataaataagctttctatatTTATAGAAGCAtatctatatttaaatatgaagacGCTAAGATAATGTGCATTAAGTTGCTGCCTTAAAATCTTTTAAGAAGGCTTAATTTCAATTCATTCCTTTAAAAAATCTTGTCTAGTTTAATCTCAtattgaaaaatgcattttgaattaCATTACTTAGagtaaaaataatgttaaagcATAAGTTGCCAAGATTTATTGATCATATAAATTTTAAGTGATGGTGACCATGTTGTCGACAAAAGTACTatcataaaataacagcattctcaaaatattttctagtgttcttttttgctttttgaacattctaagaaatgttttgtaagcTTTAGACAGCATTCTAATCACCACAAGAAAAATTTTACATTCTAAATTCTTTAATTTTAACATtcttagaatttaaaaaaataattttatatttaaggtAAAATGAAGTTAGTAGAATGTTGTAAGAAATGTTCTTGTAACTCTT
This region of Carassius auratus strain Wakin chromosome 17, ASM336829v1, whole genome shotgun sequence genomic DNA includes:
- the ppp1r14d gene encoding protein phosphatase 1 regulatory subunit 14B, giving the protein MAGMASEPGTQSRVMFQTKEEEPAQRKLGKLTVKYNRKDLQRRLDIEEWIDGQLHLLYDCEDEEIPELEIDIDELLELTDTEQRSRLHELLQECGKPKEDFINGLLYRIKGLRKMSGSLKK